The Rhodoferax sediminis genome has a segment encoding these proteins:
- the argH gene encoding argininosuccinate lyase, with product MSQNQLDKKSEAWSALFSEPMSELVQRYTASVFFDKRLWQADIAGSLAHAEMLAAQGIIGAADHAAIQQGLAQIAQEIESGAFEWKLELEDVHLNIEARLTQLVGDAGKRLHTGRSRNDQVATDVRLWLRGEIDLIAGLLTALQKALLDIAEKNVEVILPGFTHLQVAQPVSFGHHMLAYVEMFSRDAERMADVRRRVNRLPLGAAALAGTSYPLDRERVARTLGMVDEQGHACICQNSLDAVSDRDFAIEFSAAAALAMIHISRLSEELVLWMSQSFGFIDIADRFCTGSSIMPQKKNPDVPELARGKTGRVVGHLMGLITLMKGQPLAYNKDNQEDKEPLFDTVDTLKDTLRIFAEMVGGITVKPQAMERAALKGYATATDLADYMVKKGLPFRDAHEAVAHAVKAAIAHKVDLSELPLDVLQQFNPKIGKDVYDVLSLRGSLNARNVLGGTAPAQVRAQITRHRARLT from the coding sequence ATGTCCCAAAACCAACTCGATAAGAAATCCGAAGCGTGGTCGGCTCTGTTCTCGGAACCCATGAGCGAGTTGGTCCAGCGCTATACCGCCAGCGTATTTTTTGATAAACGGCTGTGGCAGGCCGACATCGCCGGCTCGCTGGCGCACGCCGAGATGCTGGCCGCGCAGGGCATCATCGGCGCCGCCGACCATGCGGCCATTCAACAGGGTCTGGCGCAGATCGCGCAGGAAATCGAGTCGGGCGCGTTTGAATGGAAACTCGAACTGGAAGACGTGCACCTCAACATCGAGGCGCGCCTGACCCAGCTGGTGGGCGATGCCGGCAAGCGCCTGCACACCGGGCGCAGCCGCAACGACCAGGTCGCCACCGACGTGCGCCTGTGGCTGCGCGGCGAGATTGACCTGATTGCCGGCCTGCTGACCGCCCTGCAAAAGGCGTTGCTGGACATTGCCGAGAAGAACGTCGAGGTCATCCTGCCCGGCTTCACGCACCTGCAGGTGGCGCAGCCCGTGAGCTTCGGCCACCATATGCTGGCCTATGTGGAAATGTTCAGCCGCGATGCCGAGCGCATGGCCGACGTGCGCCGGCGCGTGAACCGCCTGCCGCTCGGCGCTGCCGCGCTCGCCGGCACCAGCTACCCGCTGGACCGCGAACGCGTCGCCAGAACCCTGGGCATGGTCGATGAGCAGGGCCATGCCTGCATCTGCCAGAACAGCCTGGATGCCGTGAGCGACCGCGATTTCGCGATTGAATTCAGCGCGGCGGCCGCGCTCGCGATGATCCACATCAGCCGCCTCAGTGAAGAGTTGGTGCTGTGGATGAGCCAGAGTTTTGGTTTCATCGACATTGCCGACCGCTTTTGCACCGGCTCGTCGATCATGCCGCAGAAAAAGAATCCCGACGTGCCCGAACTGGCGCGCGGCAAGACCGGCCGCGTGGTCGGCCACCTGATGGGCCTGATCACGCTCATGAAAGGCCAGCCGCTGGCCTACAACAAGGACAACCAGGAAGACAAGGAGCCGCTGTTCGATACGGTGGACACCTTGAAGGACACACTGCGCATCTTTGCCGAGATGGTGGGCGGCATCACGGTCAAGCCGCAGGCCATGGAGCGCGCCGCGCTCAAGGGCTACGCCACGGCCACCGATCTGGCCGACTATATGGTCAAGAAAGGCCTGCCGTTCCGCGATGCGCACGAAGCCGTGGCGCACGCGGTGAAGGCGGCGATCGCCCACAAGGTGGACTTGTCCGAATTACCGCTGGACGTGCTCCAGCAGTTCAACCCGAAGATCGGGAAAGACGTGTACGACGTGCTCAGCCTGCGCGGCTCGCTCAATGCCCGTAACGTCCTCGGCGGCACCGCTCCCGCGCAAGTACGTGCGCAGATCACGCGGCACCGGGCGCGACTGACCTGA
- a CDS encoding phospholipase D-like domain-containing protein, producing MLILGHFVFVLICLLIYAINTHVGGQRRHPSAAIAWVLLIALLPYIGLPFYLFFGSRKFVRPPRHPGAVTDGYDDTPRAAAIATLEGMGLAAPQPQRAVRFHADGHAAWNELLAVIGSAQSRLDICTYVLANDEVGQRVVRLLQDRAGAGVRVRLLLDAVGSLRTSRQQIERLRAAGVEVRWFMPLLHNPMRGRVNLRNHRKLAIADGRHVWSGGRNLAAEYFTGDGRTPPWIDLSFTVHGPLAGEALDLFESHWRHTSGPQENSRQKTAPESAGPAPGPGQHLAQMVPSGPDQAEDTVHALLLTAIYRARQRVVAVTPYFVPDDNLLTALRLAAQRGVRVELIVPARSNHRLADIARPRAMRDLAAAGAQVRLTAGMTHAKAIVVDDTLALCGSLNLDARSLFLNFELMVAFYAAEDIAAVDHWIAANFRGARRYVARAASLWRDILEGLVRWLGFQI from the coding sequence TTGCTAATCCTCGGTCACTTTGTCTTCGTCCTGATCTGCCTGTTGATTTATGCGATCAACACCCACGTCGGCGGGCAGCGCCGTCATCCGTCGGCCGCCATCGCGTGGGTGCTGCTTATTGCCCTGCTGCCGTACATCGGCCTGCCGTTCTATCTTTTCTTTGGATCGCGCAAGTTTGTGAGGCCGCCACGCCATCCCGGCGCCGTGACGGATGGGTATGACGACACACCGCGGGCCGCGGCCATCGCCACGCTGGAAGGCATGGGCCTGGCCGCGCCCCAGCCCCAGCGGGCCGTGCGCTTCCATGCCGATGGCCACGCGGCGTGGAACGAACTGTTGGCCGTGATCGGCAGCGCCCAAAGCCGGCTGGACATCTGCACCTATGTTCTCGCCAATGACGAGGTGGGCCAGCGTGTGGTGCGCCTGCTGCAGGACCGGGCCGGCGCCGGCGTGCGCGTGCGCCTGCTGCTCGATGCGGTGGGCAGCCTGCGCACCTCGCGTCAGCAGATCGAACGGCTGCGCGCGGCCGGCGTGGAGGTGCGCTGGTTCATGCCCCTGCTGCACAACCCGATGCGCGGGCGCGTGAACCTGCGCAACCACCGCAAACTGGCAATTGCCGACGGGAGGCATGTGTGGAGCGGCGGGCGCAACCTGGCAGCGGAATACTTCACGGGCGATGGCCGCACGCCGCCGTGGATCGATTTGAGTTTCACCGTGCACGGCCCGCTCGCGGGCGAGGCGCTGGACCTGTTTGAATCGCATTGGCGCCACACCAGCGGCCCACAGGAAAACAGTCGCCAAAAAACCGCACCGGAGTCGGCCGGACCAGCGCCCGGCCCGGGCCAGCACCTGGCCCAGATGGTGCCCAGCGGCCCGGATCAGGCCGAGGACACGGTCCACGCACTACTGCTGACCGCGATCTACCGGGCGCGCCAGCGGGTGGTGGCCGTGACGCCCTACTTCGTGCCGGACGACAACCTGTTGACCGCCCTGCGCCTGGCCGCCCAGCGCGGTGTGCGTGTGGAACTGATCGTGCCAGCCCGCTCCAACCACCGGCTGGCCGATATTGCGCGCCCGCGCGCCATGCGCGATCTCGCGGCGGCCGGTGCGCAGGTGCGGCTTACAGCCGGCATGACACATGCCAAGGCGATCGTGGTGGACGACACGCTGGCCCTGTGCGGCTCGCTCAACCTGGACGCACGCAGCCTGTTCCTGAACTTCGAGCTGATGGTGGCTTTTTATGCGGCCGAAGACATCGCGGCCGTCGACCACTGGATCGCCGCCAACTTCCGCGGCGCGCGCCGCTATGTAGCGCGCGCCGCATCGCTGTGGCGCGACATCCTGGAGGGTCTGGTGCGCTGGCTGGGCTTCCAGATCTGA
- a CDS encoding ATP-binding protein — protein sequence MNPPATHSLRKRLLFFLLLAILLASVVQGVSAYRGALQQADDMFDYHLQQMARSLRGGIPLGPPAPDSDAPGDFDFYVQIWGPDGAQIFRSAPRALPPQAVLGFSDVTVGGTSYRVYSVQTPLQTVQIAQNMSARLARARALAAHAVLPIALMAPLLMLVVWWVISRSLAPVERTRRQVASRSAGDLSPLPGEGLPEEVRPLVDELNLLLGRVRTAFDAQTQFVANAAHELRSPLTALKLQAQALRRSGDEAAREVSVARLNQGIDRAIRLVEQLLALAREEAGPGHPAASERLNLQDAVQFAVADVLPQAQARHIDLGVGDTEPAWVRGQLDALRILLRNLLDNALKYTPAPGRVDVALRIVGAHAVLVVEDSGPGIAPLDRPRVFDRFFRAASDSGASGSGLGLAIVKTIADRHGATLRLDRSERLGGLQVEVRFPLADSAPARD from the coding sequence ATGAATCCCCCTGCCACCCACTCTTTGCGCAAACGCCTGCTGTTTTTTTTGCTGCTGGCGATCTTGCTGGCCTCTGTGGTGCAGGGGGTTTCGGCGTATCGCGGTGCGCTGCAGCAGGCCGACGACATGTTCGACTACCACCTGCAGCAGATGGCGCGTTCGCTGCGCGGCGGCATCCCGCTCGGGCCGCCTGCGCCCGACAGTGACGCACCGGGCGATTTCGACTTCTACGTCCAGATCTGGGGCCCGGACGGCGCCCAGATCTTCCGCTCGGCCCCCAGGGCGCTGCCGCCGCAGGCCGTGCTCGGGTTTTCCGACGTGACCGTGGGTGGCACCAGCTACCGCGTGTATTCCGTGCAGACGCCGCTGCAAACCGTGCAGATCGCACAGAACATGAGCGCCCGGCTGGCGCGCGCGCGCGCCCTGGCCGCGCACGCGGTGCTGCCCATCGCGCTGATGGCGCCGCTGCTCATGCTGGTGGTGTGGTGGGTGATCAGCCGTTCGCTGGCACCGGTGGAGCGCACGCGCCGCCAGGTGGCCAGTCGCAGCGCCGGTGACCTCTCGCCCCTGCCGGGCGAGGGCCTGCCCGAAGAAGTGCGTCCGCTGGTCGATGAGCTCAATTTGCTGCTGGGTCGGGTACGCACGGCGTTCGACGCGCAAACCCAGTTCGTGGCGAATGCGGCGCATGAACTGCGCTCCCCGCTCACGGCCCTGAAACTGCAGGCCCAGGCGCTGCGCCGCAGCGGCGACGAGGCCGCACGCGAAGTATCCGTGGCGCGCCTGAACCAGGGCATCGACCGCGCGATCCGGCTGGTCGAGCAACTCCTTGCGCTGGCCCGCGAGGAAGCCGGTCCGGGACACCCGGCTGCCAGCGAGCGGCTGAATCTGCAGGATGCGGTGCAATTCGCCGTGGCCGACGTGTTGCCGCAGGCCCAGGCTCGCCACATCGATCTGGGCGTGGGAGACACCGAACCCGCCTGGGTTCGCGGCCAGCTTGACGCCTTGCGCATCCTGCTGCGCAATCTGCTGGACAACGCGCTCAAGTACACACCGGCGCCGGGCCGGGTCGATGTCGCGCTGCGCATCGTGGGCGCGCACGCCGTGCTGGTGGTGGAGGACAGCGGGCCGGGTATAGCCCCGCTTGACCGCCCGCGCGTGTTCGACCGTTTCTTTCGCGCCGCCAGTGACTCGGGGGCCAGCGGCAGCGGACTGGGGCTGGCCATCGTCAAGACCATCGCCGATCGCCACGGTGCGACGCTCAGGCTCGATCGGTCTGAACGCCTCGGCGGTCTGCAGGTCGAGGTGCGCTTCCCGCTGGCGGACTCAGCGCCGGCAAGGGATTGA
- a CDS encoding alpha-hydroxy acid oxidase has translation MTVITNIEDLRVLAQKRVPRMFYDYADSGSWTEGTYRANEADFQGIKLRQRVAINMEGRSTRTKMLGVDAAMPVAIAPTGLTGMQHADGEILAARAAEKFGIPFTLSTMSICSIEDIAAHTKAPFWFQLYVMRDRDFIERLIDRAKAANCGALVLTLDLQIIGQRHKDLKNGLSAPPKLTLANILNMMTKPRWCLGMLATRHRQFGNIVGHVKGVENMGSLSEWTAKQFDPALSWGDVEWIKKRWGGKLILKGIQDVEDARLAVDSGADALIVSNHGGRQLDGAPSSISALPAIVEAVGHQIEVHMDGGVRSGQDVLKAWALGARGTYIGRSMLYGLGAMGEAGVTRALEIIHNELDLTMAFCGHTDINSVDKGILLPGTY, from the coding sequence GTGACCGTGATCACCAACATTGAAGACCTGCGCGTACTGGCGCAAAAGCGTGTGCCGCGCATGTTCTACGACTATGCCGATTCCGGCTCGTGGACCGAGGGCACCTACCGCGCCAACGAGGCTGACTTCCAGGGCATCAAGCTGCGCCAGCGCGTGGCGATCAACATGGAGGGCCGCAGCACCCGCACGAAGATGCTCGGTGTGGACGCGGCGATGCCGGTGGCCATTGCACCGACCGGCCTGACTGGCATGCAACACGCCGACGGCGAAATCCTGGCGGCGCGCGCGGCCGAGAAGTTCGGCATCCCGTTCACGCTGTCCACCATGAGCATCTGCTCGATCGAGGACATTGCGGCCCACACCAAGGCGCCGTTCTGGTTCCAGCTCTACGTGATGCGGGACCGCGACTTCATCGAGCGGCTGATCGACCGCGCCAAGGCGGCGAACTGCGGCGCGCTGGTGCTCACACTGGACCTGCAGATCATCGGCCAGCGCCACAAGGATCTGAAGAACGGCCTGTCGGCGCCGCCCAAGCTGACGCTGGCCAACATCCTCAACATGATGACCAAGCCACGCTGGTGCCTGGGCATGCTCGCTACCCGCCACCGGCAGTTCGGCAACATCGTCGGCCACGTCAAGGGCGTGGAGAACATGGGATCGCTGTCGGAATGGACCGCCAAGCAGTTCGACCCGGCCTTGAGCTGGGGCGACGTGGAGTGGATCAAGAAGCGCTGGGGCGGCAAGCTGATTCTCAAGGGCATCCAGGACGTGGAGGATGCGCGCCTGGCCGTGGACAGCGGCGCGGACGCGCTGATCGTCTCGAACCACGGCGGGCGCCAGCTCGACGGCGCGCCTTCCTCCATCTCGGCGCTGCCGGCCATCGTCGAGGCCGTGGGGCACCAGATCGAGGTGCACATGGATGGCGGCGTTCGCTCCGGGCAGGACGTGCTCAAGGCTTGGGCCCTGGGTGCGCGGGGCACCTACATCGGACGCTCGATGCTCTACGGCCTGGGCGCGATGGGCGAAGCCGGCGTGACGCGCGCACTGGAGATCATCCACAACGAGCTGGACCTGACCATGGCGTTTTGCGGCCACACCGACATCAATTCGGTGGACAAAGGCATCCTGCTGCCGGGAACATACTGA
- a CDS encoding LytR/AlgR family response regulator transcription factor: MILNVLLVDDEALARSRLRTLLGECTSPRAILGGEAANAAQAVELLQRHAFDAVLLDINMPGTDGLALAQTLCSLPQPPALVFVTAHAEHAVTAFELEAVDYLTKPVRLERLQAALQKVERIVTAREGVQPDFVKDFLVIQDRGRTERVPLAEVVYLKAELKYVTVRTATRSYVIDDSLSELEERHAPRFLRIHRNALVARQAVRALEKHFDPEEGEGWAVRLNGTEEVLAVSRRQLPAVRDTIAGAGN; the protein is encoded by the coding sequence ATGATCCTCAACGTGCTGCTGGTGGACGACGAAGCGCTGGCCCGCTCGCGCCTGCGCACGCTGCTGGGCGAGTGCACCTCGCCCCGGGCCATCCTGGGCGGCGAGGCGGCCAACGCGGCGCAGGCGGTGGAGCTGCTGCAGCGCCACGCGTTCGATGCGGTGCTGCTGGATATCAACATGCCAGGCACCGACGGCCTGGCCTTGGCACAGACCCTGTGCAGTCTGCCGCAGCCGCCCGCCCTGGTGTTTGTCACGGCTCATGCCGAACATGCCGTCACGGCGTTCGAGCTCGAGGCGGTCGACTACCTGACCAAGCCGGTGCGGCTCGAGCGGCTGCAGGCGGCGCTACAAAAAGTAGAGCGTATTGTGACCGCCAGGGAAGGGGTTCAGCCCGATTTCGTGAAAGATTTCCTGGTTATCCAGGACCGCGGACGGACCGAACGGGTGCCGCTGGCAGAGGTGGTGTACCTCAAGGCCGAGCTTAAATACGTGACCGTGCGCACCGCCACCCGCAGCTACGTCATCGACGACAGCCTGAGCGAACTCGAAGAGCGCCATGCCCCGCGGTTCCTGCGCATCCACCGCAACGCGCTGGTCGCACGCCAGGCGGTGCGGGCCCTGGAAAAGCATTTCGACCCCGAGGAGGGCGAAGGCTGGGCGGTGCGGCTCAATGGCACCGAAGAAGTGCTCGCGGTATCGAGGCGGCAGTTGCCCGCGGTGCGGGACACGATTGCGGGCGCGGGCAATTGA
- a CDS encoding sensor histidine kinase, producing the protein MKDSQILSTFSELSAPAALEPPLQPPPRVLVFDACHVGVILRAVLFMEAVIAVGAMFGAHTFLDWLGRLSLLTGGALPATLAWLIAACSLKKPLARLPRAGQYVAGVTLGALAGLYGCGLLALAGFSESVPWLASAFLGALLSALLVVALVLRAKGRTPAATAARLSELQARIRPHFLFNTLNSAIALVREDPARAETMLEDLSDLFRHALADQGESVTLAEEIALARRYLAIEQVRFGERLRVEWVLDGQADNARLPPLLLQPLVENAVRHGVEPSAMGAQVKISTRRRGTSVVIKVTNTVSAPGRPGNGVALENVRDRLSLLHDVQGQFQTALKDGVFQARIEVPA; encoded by the coding sequence ATGAAGGACTCCCAAATTTTATCGACCTTCTCGGAACTGTCGGCGCCGGCCGCCCTGGAGCCGCCGCTTCAGCCGCCGCCCAGGGTGCTGGTGTTCGACGCCTGCCATGTGGGTGTGATTTTGCGCGCGGTGCTGTTCATGGAGGCGGTGATCGCCGTTGGGGCGATGTTTGGGGCGCACACTTTCCTGGACTGGCTGGGCCGCCTGTCGCTGCTGACGGGCGGTGCCTTGCCCGCCACGCTGGCCTGGCTGATTGCCGCCTGCAGCCTCAAGAAGCCGCTGGCGCGCCTGCCGCGCGCGGGGCAGTACGTGGCCGGCGTCACGCTCGGCGCGCTGGCGGGTCTGTACGGCTGCGGCCTGCTGGCGCTGGCGGGATTTAGCGAATCGGTGCCGTGGCTGGCCAGTGCGTTTTTGGGCGCCTTGCTGTCGGCCCTGCTGGTGGTCGCGCTGGTGCTGCGCGCCAAGGGCCGCACGCCGGCCGCCACCGCCGCGCGCCTGAGCGAGCTGCAGGCGCGCATCCGCCCGCATTTTTTATTCAACACGCTGAACAGCGCCATTGCGCTGGTGCGCGAAGACCCGGCGCGTGCCGAGACCATGCTGGAAGATCTGAGCGACCTGTTCCGCCACGCGCTCGCCGATCAGGGCGAATCCGTGACGCTGGCTGAAGAAATTGCGCTGGCCCGGCGCTATCTGGCGATCGAACAGGTTCGTTTTGGCGAGCGGCTGCGGGTCGAGTGGGTGCTCGACGGGCAGGCGGACAACGCCAGGCTGCCGCCGCTGCTGTTGCAGCCGCTGGTGGAAAACGCCGTCAGGCACGGGGTCGAACCCAGTGCGATGGGCGCCCAGGTCAAGATCTCGACGCGGCGCCGCGGCACCTCGGTCGTCATCAAGGTCACCAACACGGTGAGCGCCCCCGGCCGGCCCGGCAACGGCGTGGCGCTGGAAAACGTGCGCGACCGCCTGAGCCTGCTGCACGACGTGCAGGGCCAGTTCCAGACGGCACTGAAAGACGGCGTGTTCCAGGCCCGGATCGAGGTGCCCGCATGA
- a CDS encoding response regulator, translating into MRLLLVEDDSMIGEAVLDLLRSEHYAVDWVRDGAMADTALGTQKYDLVLLDLGLPRRDGIEVLRSLRARHETVPVLIATARDAVGDRVAGLDAGADDYVVKPYDTDELLARIRALLRRSAGRGEPAFEHRGVSLNPATREASVNGEAVNLSAREWAVLEPLLARPGMVLSRTQLEEKLYSWKDDISSNAVEVYIHGLRKKLGSELIQTVRGLGYLVPRQ; encoded by the coding sequence ATGCGATTGCTGCTGGTCGAAGACGACTCCATGATCGGCGAGGCCGTGCTGGACCTGTTGCGCTCCGAGCACTACGCCGTGGACTGGGTCAGGGACGGCGCCATGGCCGATACCGCGCTGGGCACGCAGAAATATGACCTCGTGCTGCTGGACCTGGGCCTGCCCCGGCGCGACGGCATCGAGGTGCTGCGCAGCTTGCGCGCGCGCCACGAAACCGTGCCGGTACTGATCGCCACGGCGCGCGACGCGGTGGGCGACCGCGTCGCCGGCCTGGACGCGGGCGCCGACGACTACGTGGTCAAACCCTACGACACAGACGAGCTGCTGGCCCGCATCCGCGCGCTGCTGCGGCGCAGCGCCGGGCGCGGCGAGCCGGCGTTCGAGCACAGGGGCGTGAGCCTGAACCCGGCCACGCGCGAGGCCAGCGTCAACGGCGAGGCGGTGAATCTGTCGGCGCGCGAGTGGGCCGTGCTCGAGCCCCTGCTGGCGCGCCCCGGCATGGTGCTGTCGCGGACCCAGCTGGAAGAAAAACTCTACAGCTGGAAGGACGACATCAGCAGCAATGCCGTGGAGGTCTACATCCATGGCCTGCGCAAGAAACTGGGCAGCGAACTGATCCAGACGGTGCGCGGCCTGGGCTACCTGGTGCCGCGGCAATGA
- a CDS encoding AI-2E family transporter codes for MTDDSSTPAAGLPPAETVALAPDPRVLLHMPVDVRSLSLVVLALLGSLFVLRWASAVFIPLLLGVLFSYALSPVVDWMQRWHVPRVLGAAVLLAALLGGAGWTVYSLSDDAASLIESLPVAAQKLRQSVRARRGASESAIATVQKAATQLEQAAEDSGAAKPAASPGVTRVQVERPRFDIKDYLWSGTVGLIGLLGQMLVVMFITYFLVASGDVFRRKLVKVAGPTFSKKKITLQALDEITGQIQRYLLVQLFTSTLVGLATWLAFWWIGLEHAAVWGIVAAVLNLIPYIGSIVVAGASAMVSFLQFGTLEMAALVALVSFVIHSIEGYAITPWLTSRAASMNPVAIFVGVLAWGWLWGVWGLLLGVPILMAIKAVCDRVDDLKPVGEFLGT; via the coding sequence ATGACAGACGATTCTTCGACGCCGGCTGCCGGCTTGCCGCCGGCCGAGACCGTGGCCCTGGCGCCAGACCCACGCGTGCTGCTACACATGCCGGTCGATGTGCGTAGCCTCTCGCTGGTGGTGCTGGCGCTGCTGGGCAGCCTGTTTGTGCTGCGCTGGGCCAGTGCCGTGTTCATCCCGCTGCTGCTCGGGGTGCTGTTCAGCTACGCCTTGTCGCCGGTGGTGGACTGGATGCAGCGCTGGCACGTGCCGCGTGTGCTGGGTGCGGCGGTGCTGCTGGCCGCCCTGCTGGGAGGCGCCGGCTGGACTGTCTATTCACTCAGCGACGATGCCGCCTCATTGATCGAGTCGCTGCCGGTGGCGGCGCAAAAGCTGCGCCAGTCGGTGCGGGCGCGGCGCGGCGCGTCGGAAAGCGCCATTGCGACGGTACAAAAGGCCGCGACCCAGCTGGAGCAGGCGGCAGAAGACAGTGGCGCCGCCAAGCCGGCTGCCAGTCCGGGGGTGACGCGGGTGCAGGTCGAGCGGCCCAGGTTCGACATCAAGGACTACCTGTGGAGCGGTACCGTCGGCCTGATCGGCCTGCTGGGTCAGATGCTGGTCGTGATGTTCATCACCTACTTTCTGGTCGCTTCCGGCGACGTTTTTCGCCGAAAACTGGTGAAAGTTGCCGGTCCGACCTTCAGCAAAAAGAAAATCACGTTGCAGGCGCTCGACGAAATCACGGGGCAGATCCAGCGCTACCTGCTGGTGCAACTGTTCACCAGTACCCTGGTGGGCTTGGCCACGTGGCTCGCATTTTGGTGGATAGGTCTGGAGCACGCCGCGGTGTGGGGCATTGTGGCGGCCGTCCTCAACCTCATCCCCTACATCGGCTCCATTGTCGTGGCAGGCGCATCGGCGATGGTCAGCTTCCTGCAGTTCGGCACGCTCGAGATGGCCGCGCTCGTGGCCCTGGTGTCGTTCGTGATCCACAGCATCGAAGGCTACGCGATCACGCCCTGGCTGACCAGTCGCGCCGCCAGCATGAATCCGGTGGCGATCTTCGTGGGGGTGCTGGCCTGGGGCTGGCTGTGGGGCGTGTGGGGGCTGCTGCTCGGCGTGCCCATTTTGATGGCCATCAAGGCGGTGTGCGACCGCGTCGATGACTTGAAGCCGGTCGGTGAGTTTCTCGGCACCTGA
- a CDS encoding Do family serine endopeptidase: MKTVSLKSTRLVIALLAAGVIGGAGVTAFHAERAHAAPAPVVATSLSPSSITPTALPDFAQITQRYGPAVVNITVTGLTKTSNELPMAGRNGQDDPFGNDPFFEFFRRFQQGQGGQGVPREVPSRAEGSGFIINPNGIILTNAHVVRNAKEVIVKLTDHREFRAKVLGADPKTDVAVLKIDARNLPVVALGSSRDLRVGEWVLAIGSPFGFENSVTAGVVSAKGRSLPGDSAVPFIQTDVAVNPGNSGGPLFNTRGQVIGINSQIYSQTGGFEGLSFAIPIDTALKIEQKLAATGKVEHARLGVSVQDVNQTLANSFKLATPEGALVSSVEKGSPADKAGLQSGDVIQSVNGQPIVSSGDLPPIISMDAPGDTVKLGVWRNGSATTLTAKLGDADEKTATVASSANVAGHGQLGLVLRPLQGDEKQQAGADHGVLIEDASGPAAMAGIQSGDVLLAVNGTPVKSVEQVRSALVKSGKSVALLIQRGDDKIFVPVQLG; encoded by the coding sequence ATGAAAACCGTATCCCTGAAAAGCACACGCCTGGTGATCGCGCTGCTCGCCGCCGGCGTCATTGGCGGCGCCGGTGTGACTGCCTTCCACGCCGAGCGCGCTCATGCGGCGCCGGCGCCGGTGGTCGCCACCAGCCTGTCCCCATCGAGCATCACCCCGACGGCCTTGCCGGACTTTGCGCAAATTACCCAGCGCTACGGCCCGGCGGTGGTCAACATCACCGTTACCGGCCTGACCAAGACTTCCAATGAGCTACCCATGGCCGGGCGCAACGGGCAGGACGATCCGTTTGGCAACGACCCTTTCTTTGAGTTCTTCCGCCGCTTCCAGCAGGGACAGGGTGGCCAGGGGGTGCCGCGCGAAGTTCCCTCGCGAGCCGAGGGTTCGGGCTTCATCATCAATCCGAACGGCATCATCCTGACCAATGCGCACGTGGTGCGCAACGCGAAGGAAGTGATTGTCAAGCTCACCGATCACCGTGAGTTTCGCGCCAAGGTGCTGGGCGCGGACCCGAAGACCGATGTGGCGGTGCTCAAGATCGACGCCAGGAACCTGCCCGTGGTGGCGCTGGGCAGTTCCCGCGACCTCCGGGTAGGCGAGTGGGTGCTGGCCATTGGCTCACCGTTCGGCTTTGAAAACTCCGTGACCGCCGGGGTGGTGAGCGCCAAGGGCCGCTCGTTGCCGGGCGACAGCGCCGTTCCGTTCATCCAGACCGACGTGGCCGTCAATCCCGGCAATTCGGGCGGCCCGCTGTTCAACACGCGCGGCCAGGTGATTGGCATCAACTCGCAAATCTACAGCCAGACTGGAGGTTTCGAAGGGCTGTCGTTTGCCATTCCGATCGACACGGCACTCAAGATCGAGCAAAAACTGGCGGCCACCGGCAAGGTCGAGCATGCCCGGCTAGGGGTCTCTGTGCAGGACGTCAACCAGACGCTGGCAAATTCCTTCAAGCTTGCCACGCCCGAAGGCGCGCTGGTCTCCAGCGTGGAAAAAGGCAGCCCGGCCGACAAGGCCGGCCTGCAATCGGGCGACGTGATCCAGAGCGTGAATGGCCAGCCCATCGTGTCGTCCGGCGACCTGCCTCCCATCATCAGCATGGACGCCCCCGGCGACACGGTCAAGCTCGGAGTCTGGCGCAACGGCAGCGCGACAACGCTCACGGCCAAGCTCGGCGATGCCGACGAAAAAACTGCGACGGTGGCCAGCAGCGCCAATGTGGCCGGCCACGGCCAGCTCGGGCTGGTACTGCGGCCCCTGCAGGGCGATGAAAAGCAGCAAGCCGGTGCTGACCACGGCGTTCTGATCGAAGACGCCAGCGGCCCGGCGGCCATGGCGGGCATCCAGTCCGGTGACGTGCTGCTGGCGGTCAATGGCACGCCCGTCAAGAGTGTCGAGCAGGTGCGCTCGGCGCTGGTCAAATCGGGCAAGTCGGTTGCCTTGTTGATCCAGCGCGGTGACGACAAGATTTTTGTCCCGGTACAACTGGGTTGA